From Chromohalobacter canadensis, one genomic window encodes:
- the pstB gene encoding phosphate ABC transporter ATP-binding protein PstB: MNDTTLQNFQTQQDSSTASEGAVRGPYSEAPTPDKGQPVTRNENVEENLSVRVRDLNLWYGNHQALTDISIDIFANTVTALIGPSGCGKSTFLRCLNRMNDLISTVSIKGLVEMDGHDVNARGMDEVALRRRVGMVFQKPNPFPKSIYENVAYAPRMHDMVSRKADQDELVERALRDAGLWSEVKDKLHEPGTSLSGGQQQRLCIARAIAVQPDVILMDEPTSALDPISTATIEDLMDKLKQDFTIVTVTHNMQQAARVADYTAFFHLGEMIEYNATKQMFSNPHTKKAEDYITGRYG, from the coding sequence GTGCGCGGCCCATACAGCGAGGCGCCGACACCCGACAAGGGACAGCCGGTAACGCGTAACGAAAACGTCGAGGAAAACCTGAGCGTCCGGGTGCGCGATCTCAACCTGTGGTATGGCAACCACCAGGCGCTCACCGACATCAGTATCGATATCTTCGCCAATACCGTCACCGCGTTGATCGGTCCTTCGGGATGCGGTAAGTCGACCTTCCTGCGTTGTCTCAATCGCATGAACGACTTGATCAGCACGGTGAGTATCAAGGGGCTGGTGGAAATGGATGGCCACGACGTCAATGCCCGTGGCATGGATGAGGTGGCACTTCGTCGCCGTGTGGGCATGGTGTTTCAAAAGCCCAACCCGTTTCCCAAGTCGATCTATGAAAACGTCGCCTATGCGCCGCGCATGCACGACATGGTCAGCCGCAAGGCCGATCAGGACGAGCTGGTGGAGCGCGCGCTGCGCGACGCGGGACTTTGGAGCGAGGTCAAGGACAAGTTACATGAGCCGGGGACCTCGCTATCCGGTGGTCAACAGCAGCGTTTGTGCATCGCGCGTGCGATCGCCGTACAACCGGATGTGATCCTGATGGACGAGCCGACCTCGGCGCTCGACCCCATCTCCACGGCGACCATCGAAGACTTGATGGACAAGCTGAAGCAGGACTTCACCATCGTCACTGTTACCCACAACATGCAACAGGCGGCACGCGTGGCGGATTACACGGCGTTTTTCCACCTCGGCGAAATGATCGAGTACAACGCCACCAAGCAGATGTTTTCCAACCCGCATACCAAGAAGGCGGAAGACTACATTACCGGTCGTTATGGCTAA